A part of Paenibacillus donghaensis genomic DNA contains:
- a CDS encoding beta-ketoacyl synthase N-terminal-like domain-containing protein codes for MPNCKPTDLYITGLGVTSSIGQGVGSFSAAMFAGRQKFTVMQRPGRQHGNAFIGAEITELSSPERVPAKIWRSSSLSGQVAMVTLEEAWQDANLDQADPKRIGLVIGGSNLQQRDLVQLYERYRDKVSFVPPSYGVSFLDSDLCGLCTQQFGIQGFAYTVGGASASGQVAVIQAIQAVQSGQVDTCIAMGAMLDISYWECQALQSLGAMGTERYAHDPAKACRPFDQGRDGFIYGENCGVLVIERAETAALRQAARYAKISGWAMGMDANRNPNPSYEGEVRVIKEALKHAGLSAKDIDYINPHGTGSPAGDDVELRALRDCGLSHASINATKSLIGHGLSAAGTIELIATVLQMRASRMHPTLNLIEPIDPSLNWVREKEASRLINHAISLSMGFGGMNTAVCLQKIESAE; via the coding sequence CTGCCATGTTCGCAGGTAGACAGAAGTTCACAGTAATGCAGCGGCCTGGCCGTCAGCATGGCAATGCCTTTATTGGTGCTGAAATTACGGAGTTATCTTCACCGGAGCGTGTGCCTGCCAAGATATGGAGATCTTCCTCTTTGTCTGGACAGGTAGCTATGGTGACTTTGGAGGAGGCCTGGCAAGATGCTAATCTTGATCAGGCTGATCCAAAGCGCATTGGTCTGGTTATCGGCGGGTCTAATTTACAGCAAAGAGATTTGGTCCAACTGTATGAACGCTATCGTGATAAAGTCTCTTTTGTCCCGCCCTCTTACGGTGTTTCTTTTTTAGACAGTGATTTATGCGGATTGTGCACTCAGCAGTTTGGCATTCAAGGTTTTGCTTATACCGTCGGAGGTGCATCAGCCAGCGGTCAAGTGGCCGTCATTCAGGCGATTCAGGCTGTACAGTCCGGTCAGGTTGATACGTGCATTGCAATGGGTGCAATGCTTGACATTTCCTATTGGGAATGTCAAGCCCTGCAGTCTCTGGGGGCAATGGGTACAGAGCGCTATGCGCACGATCCCGCTAAAGCCTGCCGGCCTTTTGATCAGGGCAGAGACGGCTTCATTTATGGGGAAAACTGCGGTGTTCTTGTCATTGAGCGGGCTGAAACCGCAGCGCTTCGGCAGGCAGCCCGGTATGCCAAGATATCAGGGTGGGCTATGGGCATGGATGCCAACCGAAATCCGAATCCTTCTTATGAAGGAGAAGTTCGTGTGATTAAGGAGGCACTTAAGCACGCAGGACTGTCGGCAAAAGATATCGATTATATCAATCCCCATGGCACAGGATCGCCGGCAGGGGATGATGTGGAACTGCGGGCTTTGCGGGACTGCGGGCTCTCACATGCTTCTATAAACGCGACCAAGTCCTTGATTGGGCACGGATTAAGCGCGGCAGGTACGATAGAGCTCATTGCTACGGTTCTTCAGATGAGAGCTTCGCGTATGCATCCGACCCTGAATCTGATTGAGCCGATCGATCCCTCGTTGAACTGGGTTAGGGAGAAAGAGGCCAGCCGCCTGATTAACCATGCTATCAGCTTAAGTATGGGATTCGGTGGTATGAATACCGCAGTTTGTTTGCAGAAAATCGAATCCGCCGAATAA